The DNA segment tatttagttattttgagaagcataaagatgaACATACAATCGGAGGTCACTAAGCTTTGAAAGCAGGAACTTGGTAGCTCCTTAAATATGCTTGTTGAACAACTCTTGCTTCTCTGGCTCCAATTTGGGTGTCAGCAATTTGATGTACCTCTTCATGTAGGTAACAAACTGCTTTTTGTCAAAAGCAGGATGCTCCTGTGAATAACATGGAACAGCAATTTTAACAACCACGCAAAGGAATTATcttcgtaaaaaaaaaaaaaaaaaaaaaagaagaagaaagctaaCACAATCACTAACCTGAAGCCTAAATGTGTCAACAATATCGATAACCCTGACAGCTTGGTCATcaacaccttcatcttcttctccaccTTCTACAGAAGGGTTCGCACCAATGTCTACATCAATTGCTCCCTGAACAACCCACTGAAAAAGCCAAACCACTTAAAAATGTTAGTTTGTTTCAACAAATTAAATTACTAGGCATCAATGTACCCAAAAGATCTCATTTAGGGAAGGATTAAGCAAGGAAAATAGTATCATAGTGAAATAGTAAGTGCTTGCCAACCTTTCCCTCAACTTCCCACAACATCCCTTTCTCGATTTCCTTGTATGGGAATGAGTCGGAGAGAAGCTTATCACCTGAAATTCAACAACCAAATTGAGCTTCCAATCACAAATATAACAAAACTCACATCTACTGTTGTACATAACTCCCTTCCAATCAGTAAATTTCTCATCTCCATTGACAATATGCCATCACTTATTTAAAACAACCTCAAGTTCAAAGAAATTGTAACCATCTCCTAAACTaattgctcataaaatttaacaattatatCAAATCAACCCTTTCTCAAAAACAAAATAACCCCAATAATCCATACATCAAACTTTTAATTTATATGGAAACAGAGTACATGAGTGATCAAATATCGGTAGTGTGCGCAAATCCTCTTATAGAGGTCGCAGATTTAAAGCTTATATAAGTGGGGAAAAGGATTCTGGCTACAAGAAACTACTGCTCCAAAACCAAGCATAATCTGAATTAAAGACCTCAACCATCCAGCAAAACACCAAAAAAAAAAGACTTAAAACCAAAATCAAACACCAGAAACGAAAAGAAAATAGAGAAGTTCTTTGCCTGTGAGAAGATCCTGATAAACGAGCattgatctaaaatttatattaaatattatgctGAAGATGTAGCATCGTTTTTGCTTACGTAAAAGGATTGAGCTTTGGCTTGTTTGGTGGATAAATGAGGTTTGTAACTTATCAAAATGGTTATTTCTGTTGAATGCAGCAAATGGGTCCATAGCTCAGTGGTAGAGCATTTGACTGCAGATCAAG comes from the Hevea brasiliensis isolate MT/VB/25A 57/8 chromosome 5, ASM3005281v1, whole genome shotgun sequence genome and includes:
- the LOC110654639 gene encoding translationally-controlled tumor protein homolog, whose product is MLVYQDLLTGDKLLSDSFPYKEIEKGMLWEVEGKWVVQGAIDVDIGANPSVEGGEEDEGVDDQAVRVIDIVDTFRLQEHPAFDKKQFVTYMKRYIKLLTPKLEPEKQELFNKHI